A stretch of the Sinorhizobium alkalisoli genome encodes the following:
- a CDS encoding ABC transporter ATP-binding protein, with translation MAKLVEIRDLKVEATTDSGRRVEIIKGVSIDIAEGEIVALIGESGSGKTTIALTLMGYARPGCRIAGGRVSLAGRDMITLSEKQRAKVRGTEVAYVPQSAAAAFNPAATIMDQVIEVTRIHGLMPPEEARSRAVDLFRALSLPEPETIGSRYPHQVSGGQLQRLSAAMALIGNPKLVIFDEPTTALDVTTQIEVLRAFKSVMKQGGIGGVYVSHDLAVVAQIADRIVVLKGGEVQEAGTTEDILSNAKHPYTRELLSAFEPKPRQAAQPATAPAPLLEIDGLVAGYGQIQADGLPLVRAVENVSLKVEKGRNLGIIGESGCGKSTLARAIAGILPAAAGNIVFDGVTLDQSARQRSREQLREMQIVFQYADTALNPAKSVEEILARPLTFYHGMGAKARSARIDQLLDMVRLPRNLRHRQPRELSGGQKQRVNFARALAADPKLILCDEITSALDTVVAAAVIELLKELQRELGLSYVFISHDLSVVEAICDEIVVMYGGKKVEEITPAKVKAPQHPYSQLLFSSVPKLDPTWLDGLEQDPELVRAYCRR, from the coding sequence ATGGCCAAGCTCGTAGAAATCCGCGACCTCAAAGTCGAAGCCACCACCGATTCCGGCCGCCGCGTCGAGATCATCAAGGGCGTCAGCATCGATATCGCCGAGGGTGAGATTGTTGCCCTGATCGGTGAGAGCGGCTCGGGCAAGACGACGATCGCGCTAACGCTGATGGGCTATGCCCGCCCGGGCTGCCGCATCGCCGGGGGCCGCGTGTCGCTCGCCGGCAGGGACATGATCACACTCTCCGAAAAGCAGCGTGCAAAGGTCCGCGGCACTGAGGTTGCCTATGTGCCGCAATCCGCCGCCGCTGCTTTCAACCCGGCCGCCACCATCATGGACCAGGTGATCGAGGTCACCCGTATCCATGGGCTCATGCCGCCGGAGGAGGCGCGCAGCCGCGCGGTGGATCTTTTCCGGGCCCTGTCCTTGCCGGAGCCGGAGACGATCGGCAGCCGTTATCCGCACCAGGTGTCCGGTGGACAATTGCAGCGCCTTTCCGCCGCCATGGCACTCATCGGCAATCCCAAACTTGTCATCTTCGACGAGCCGACGACTGCCCTTGACGTGACGACGCAGATCGAGGTGTTACGGGCCTTCAAGTCGGTCATGAAGCAGGGAGGCATCGGCGGCGTCTATGTCTCGCACGATCTTGCTGTCGTTGCCCAGATCGCCGACCGTATCGTTGTCCTCAAGGGCGGCGAGGTCCAGGAAGCCGGCACCACCGAAGACATCCTCTCGAACGCCAAACATCCCTATACGCGCGAACTGCTCTCCGCCTTCGAGCCGAAACCGCGCCAGGCCGCCCAACCGGCTACCGCTCCGGCACCGCTCCTCGAGATCGACGGCCTCGTTGCGGGCTATGGACAGATACAGGCTGACGGCCTGCCGCTCGTCCGTGCGGTCGAGAATGTCAGCCTCAAGGTCGAGAAGGGCCGTAATCTTGGCATTATCGGCGAGTCCGGTTGTGGCAAGTCCACGCTTGCCCGCGCCATCGCCGGCATCCTGCCGGCGGCAGCGGGCAACATCGTCTTCGATGGGGTTACGCTCGACCAAAGCGCCCGCCAGCGCTCGCGCGAACAGTTGCGCGAGATGCAGATCGTTTTCCAATACGCCGACACCGCGCTCAACCCGGCAAAGTCCGTCGAGGAAATACTTGCGCGACCGCTGACCTTCTACCATGGCATGGGCGCAAAGGCGCGAAGCGCCCGCATCGACCAGTTGCTCGACATGGTGCGCCTGCCACGCAACCTGCGCCATCGCCAACCGCGCGAGCTGTCCGGCGGCCAGAAGCAGCGCGTGAACTTCGCAAGGGCGCTCGCGGCCGATCCGAAGCTGATCCTCTGCGACGAGATCACCTCGGCACTCGACACCGTGGTTGCCGCCGCGGTCATCGAGTTGCTGAAGGAACTACAGCGCGAACTCGGCCTTTCCTACGTCTTCATCAGCCACGATCTTTCCGTGGTGGAGGCAATCTGCGACGAGATTGTCGTCATGTATGGTGGAAAAAAGGTCGAGGAAATCACTCCCGCCAAGGTGAAGGCGCCACAGCACCCCTATTCGCAATTGCTTTTCTCGTCCGTGCCGAAACTCGACCCGACCTGGCTTGACGGGCTCGAGCAGGACCCGGAACTTGTACGGGCCTATTGCCGGCGTTAG
- a CDS encoding TRAP transporter small permease, which translates to MSQEIHLQTTPEEIAHSFDEAPPAADISNYAFEDWITFVIFWVMTACVFLQFFTRYVLNDSYAWTEEIATNCLISVVFLGSVMCVRVSRHIQVDVLYHYLPRPLARGLAIFVDLVRIGFFAYACWLMWRYVEIVAHERMVTVDLPRNIVFFSVMAGFVLMLIRSIQVFIANQRRGYSVLEKPEEFQKVEG; encoded by the coding sequence ATGTCACAAGAAATCCATTTGCAGACGACACCGGAGGAGATTGCCCATTCCTTCGACGAGGCGCCGCCAGCCGCCGACATTTCGAACTATGCCTTCGAGGATTGGATCACATTCGTCATCTTCTGGGTTATGACGGCTTGCGTATTCCTGCAGTTTTTCACGCGCTACGTTTTGAACGACTCCTATGCCTGGACAGAGGAGATCGCCACCAATTGCCTGATCAGCGTGGTCTTCCTGGGCTCGGTCATGTGCGTTCGCGTCTCGCGGCACATTCAGGTCGACGTGCTTTATCATTATCTGCCGCGCCCACTGGCGCGTGGCTTGGCGATCTTCGTCGATCTCGTTCGGATCGGCTTCTTCGCCTATGCCTGCTGGCTGATGTGGCGCTATGTCGAGATCGTCGCCCATGAACGGATGGTGACCGTCGACCTGCCGCGCAACATCGTCTTTTTCAGCGTCATGGCCGGATTCGTGCTGATGCTGATCCGCTCCATCCAGGTTTTCATCGCCAATCAACGCCGCGGCTATTCGGTTCTCGAGAAGCCGGAGGAATTTCAGAAAGTCGAGGGCTGA
- a CDS encoding DUF982 domain-containing protein has translation MLNPELVWMTPVTVRMKDGPPQMFASVNDVLDFLEGDWAIHRGSKHNRAVQTCRRALNRMTPVAIAREAFIDACRDAGMSTVADGLLERKTGAGGQHSLA, from the coding sequence ATGCTCAACCCGGAATTGGTCTGGATGACGCCCGTCACCGTCCGCATGAAGGACGGTCCGCCTCAGATGTTCGCTTCTGTCAACGACGTGCTCGATTTCCTGGAGGGCGATTGGGCAATCCATCGAGGCAGTAAACACAATCGGGCGGTTCAAACTTGCCGTCGCGCTCTAAACCGAATGACGCCAGTCGCCATCGCGCGTGAAGCCTTCATTGACGCGTGCCGAGATGCCGGCATGTCGACGGTTGCGGATGGACTGCTCGAGAGGAAAACCGGCGCTGGCGGTCAACATTCGCTTGCCTAG
- a CDS encoding NAD(P)/FAD-dependent oxidoreductase, with the protein MPAPLKLVDTTPTLPAVADAVVIGGGIVGVFTAYYLARRGLKVALVEKGRIGAEQSSRNWGWCRQQNRDARELPMSTKSLDLWERFAEESGEDTGFRRCGLFYLSDSEEELAGWARWRDFARTVGVTTHMLDSAEASERGRATGKPWKGGVFSPTDGTADPASAAPAVARALLKLGGTVHQSCAARGIELEGGRLSGVVTEHGTIRTNTAVLAGGAWASSFCRQLGVRFPQASVRSSILSVSPGAANLPDALHTAAVSVTRRADGGYTLAISGRGRVDPTPQQMRFAPQFLPMFLRRWRSLAPGGLEGIRSGHEGPARWQLDQPTPMERMRILDPAVDKRTIRLTHARALELLPPLKNTHVTAAWAGYIDSTPDGVPGIGEISSIPGFILAAGFSGHGFGIGPGAGHLIADMITGGEPIVDPRPYHPDRFRKSAWGKVADF; encoded by the coding sequence ATGCCCGCGCCGCTGAAACTCGTCGACACGACGCCCACCCTGCCTGCAGTTGCCGATGCGGTGGTGATCGGTGGCGGAATTGTCGGTGTTTTCACGGCCTACTATCTTGCCCGGCGGGGATTGAAGGTGGCCCTCGTCGAGAAGGGGCGGATCGGCGCCGAGCAATCCAGCCGGAATTGGGGCTGGTGCAGACAGCAGAACCGCGACGCCCGCGAACTGCCGATGTCGACGAAAAGCCTGGACCTGTGGGAGCGTTTCGCGGAAGAGAGCGGCGAGGACACCGGCTTTCGGCGCTGCGGCCTCTTCTATCTGAGCGACAGCGAGGAGGAACTGGCCGGTTGGGCACGCTGGCGCGACTTTGCTCGCACCGTCGGCGTCACGACGCACATGCTGGATAGCGCCGAGGCAAGCGAACGCGGTCGCGCGACCGGCAAGCCCTGGAAGGGCGGCGTCTTTTCGCCGACCGATGGCACCGCCGACCCGGCAAGCGCCGCACCTGCGGTCGCGCGAGCGCTCCTGAAGCTCGGCGGCACGGTACATCAATCCTGTGCGGCCCGCGGCATCGAGCTCGAAGGCGGACGCCTGTCCGGTGTCGTCACCGAACACGGAACCATCCGCACAAACACGGCCGTGCTCGCCGGCGGCGCCTGGGCCTCCTCCTTTTGCCGGCAGCTCGGCGTTCGCTTCCCTCAGGCCTCCGTCCGCTCGTCGATCCTGTCCGTCTCCCCGGGCGCGGCGAACCTGCCGGACGCGCTGCACACGGCCGCCGTCTCGGTAACACGTCGCGCCGATGGCGGTTACACATTGGCCATTAGCGGCCGCGGCCGCGTCGATCCCACGCCGCAGCAAATGCGCTTCGCTCCGCAATTCCTGCCGATGTTCCTGCGTCGTTGGCGCAGTCTCGCACCCGGTGGCCTGGAGGGTATCCGATCCGGTCACGAGGGCCCCGCCCGCTGGCAACTCGACCAGCCGACGCCGATGGAGCGCATGCGCATACTCGATCCGGCAGTGGACAAACGCACGATACGCCTGACCCATGCGCGCGCGCTCGAACTGCTCCCCCCCTTGAAGAACACCCATGTCACCGCGGCCTGGGCCGGTTATATCGACAGCACTCCAGACGGTGTCCCCGGCATTGGGGAGATTTCCAGCATACCGGGTTTCATTCTTGCGGCCGGCTTCAGCGGCCACGGCTTCGGCATCGGACCCGGCGCCGGCCACCTGATCGCGGACATGATCACCGGCGGCGAGCCGATCGTCGATCCCCGCCCCTATCACCCGGACCGCTTCCGCAAATCCGCCTGGGGCAAGGTCGCCGACTTTTGA
- a CDS encoding L-idonate 5-dehydrogenase encodes MGRATIRTRFARLYGQRDLRVETADLAEPGEGEVLLKMAAGGICGSDLHYYQDGGFGPVRVCEPIIPGHEASGYVEALGTNVSGLAIGALVAVNPSQPCGNCRFCREDTPIHCLNMRFMGSAMRLPHAQGMFRDWLVVPASQCFPAGTLAGAGEAACSEPLAVCLHAVAQAGDLVGKHVLVTGAGPIGVLVIAAARHAGAETIVVCDLADGALERAMAMGATTVLNIRRDPLALAPFEAEKGQFDLAFECSAAEPALRSAIATVKPRGLIVQVGVTGEIVLPLSALVGKELRLVGSQRFDVEFARAVDLIATRRIDVRPIISHEFPIEQAASAFEQAGDRSVACKVQLVFPA; translated from the coding sequence ATGGGGAGAGCGACGATCCGCACGCGCTTCGCGCGGCTCTACGGCCAGCGCGATCTCCGGGTGGAGACCGCCGACCTCGCCGAACCAGGAGAAGGCGAGGTGCTGCTGAAGATGGCGGCTGGCGGCATCTGCGGTTCGGATCTGCACTATTATCAGGACGGCGGCTTTGGCCCCGTCCGGGTGTGCGAACCGATCATTCCGGGCCATGAGGCGTCGGGCTATGTCGAGGCGCTCGGGACAAACGTGTCCGGCCTTGCGATCGGCGCCCTCGTGGCGGTCAATCCGAGCCAGCCTTGCGGAAACTGCCGCTTCTGCCGGGAGGATACTCCCATTCATTGCCTGAACATGCGGTTCATGGGGAGCGCCATGCGTCTGCCGCATGCGCAGGGGATGTTTCGCGATTGGCTGGTCGTTCCGGCCAGCCAGTGCTTTCCGGCTGGCACCCTGGCCGGCGCGGGCGAAGCCGCCTGTTCGGAGCCACTGGCCGTCTGCCTTCACGCGGTCGCGCAGGCCGGCGATCTCGTCGGCAAGCATGTGCTCGTCACCGGCGCAGGGCCGATCGGAGTGCTGGTGATTGCCGCCGCCCGCCATGCCGGGGCCGAGACGATCGTCGTCTGCGATCTCGCCGATGGCGCGCTCGAACGAGCGATGGCAATGGGCGCGACGACCGTCCTCAACATCCGGCGTGATCCGTTGGCGCTTGCGCCCTTCGAGGCGGAAAAGGGCCAGTTCGATCTCGCCTTCGAGTGTTCCGCCGCGGAGCCGGCGCTTCGGAGCGCGATCGCCACGGTCAAGCCGCGCGGTCTGATCGTCCAGGTTGGCGTAACCGGCGAAATCGTGCTCCCGCTCAGCGCGTTGGTCGGCAAGGAATTGCGGCTTGTCGGTTCGCAGCGTTTCGATGTAGAATTCGCTCGCGCCGTCGACCTGATCGCGACGCGTCGCATCGACGTCAGACCGATCATTTCCCACGAGTTTCCGATAGAACAGGCGGCCAGCGCCTTCGAGCAGGCCGGCGATCGCTCGGTAGCCTGCAAGGTGCAACTGGTCTTTCCCGCTTGA
- a CDS encoding Lrp/AsnC family transcriptional regulator codes for MKLDRIDIKILYELQKNGRITNVELAELVNLSPSPCLMRVKKLQSEGYIEGYSAQINVGKLGQTLTVFTEITLKNHRQIDFARFLAAIEKVDQVIECHLVSGGYDYLVKFVAAGIGEYQTIMERLTDMDVGIDKYFSFVVLKSPIVKAHMPLTSLFRL; via the coding sequence ATGAAGCTCGACCGGATCGACATAAAAATTCTCTACGAATTGCAGAAGAATGGCCGCATCACCAATGTGGAGCTTGCCGAACTGGTCAACCTCTCGCCGAGCCCGTGCCTGATGAGGGTGAAGAAACTGCAGTCAGAGGGTTATATTGAGGGCTATTCCGCGCAGATCAATGTGGGCAAGCTTGGCCAGACGTTGACCGTCTTTACCGAAATCACGCTGAAGAACCATCGGCAGATCGACTTCGCCCGTTTCCTGGCGGCAATCGAGAAGGTCGACCAGGTGATCGAGTGCCATTTGGTTTCGGGCGGCTATGACTATCTGGTGAAATTCGTCGCCGCCGGCATCGGCGAATACCAGACCATCATGGAGCGTCTGACCGATATGGATGTCGGCATCGACAAATATTTCAGCTTCGTCGTGCTGAAGTCGCCCATCGTCAAGGCGCACATGCCGCTGACCAGCCTGTTCCGGCTTTAG
- a CDS encoding ABC transporter permease produces the protein MNNRVLSLVLSRLLIALITLVIVSFAVFFATTLLPGDTATILLGQAATPEAVEGLRKAMHLDDPAIFRFLRWIVGLLQGDLGTSYANEMPVADLIGGRFINTLKLAGVTALFSVPIALTLGVSAAMLRGSLYDRIVTVMTIGVISVPEFMIATSAVLIFAVYLKWLPALSFANEIHSLSDMLRIYAMPVITLTFGVSAQMIRMTRAAVIETLNTPYVEMALLKGASRPRMVLRHALPNALGPIVNAVALSLSYLLGGVIIVETIFNYPGIAKLMVDAVATRDLPLIQSCAMIFCLGYLLLITTADIIAILSNPRLR, from the coding sequence GTGAACAACCGGGTTCTTTCCCTTGTCCTGAGCAGATTGCTCATTGCCCTGATCACGCTGGTGATCGTCTCGTTCGCCGTCTTCTTCGCGACGACGCTGCTGCCAGGCGACACGGCAACCATCCTGCTCGGCCAAGCTGCCACGCCGGAGGCCGTCGAGGGCCTGCGCAAGGCCATGCATCTCGACGATCCGGCGATCTTCCGCTTCCTGCGCTGGATCGTCGGTCTTCTGCAGGGCGATCTCGGCACCTCCTACGCCAACGAGATGCCGGTTGCCGATCTGATCGGCGGGCGCTTCATCAATACCTTGAAGCTTGCGGGCGTCACCGCGCTCTTCTCGGTGCCGATCGCGTTGACACTCGGCGTCAGCGCCGCGATGCTGCGCGGCTCGCTATACGATCGCATTGTCACTGTGATGACGATCGGCGTTATCTCCGTGCCGGAATTCATGATCGCGACCTCCGCCGTACTGATCTTCGCAGTCTATCTGAAATGGCTTCCGGCGCTCTCCTTCGCCAACGAGATCCATAGCCTTTCCGATATGCTGCGCATCTATGCGATGCCGGTGATCACGCTGACCTTCGGTGTCTCGGCTCAGATGATCCGGATGACGCGGGCGGCGGTGATCGAGACGCTGAATACGCCCTATGTCGAGATGGCTCTGCTCAAGGGCGCCTCTCGCCCGCGAATGGTGCTGCGCCATGCACTTCCGAACGCATTGGGGCCGATCGTCAATGCGGTTGCCCTTTCGCTTTCCTATCTCCTCGGCGGCGTCATCATCGTCGAGACGATCTTCAACTATCCGGGCATCGCCAAACTGATGGTCGACGCCGTGGCGACCCGCGACCTGCCGCTGATCCAGAGCTGCGCCATGATCTTCTGCCTCGGCTACCTGCTCCTGATCACGACGGCCGACATCATCGCCATCCTTTCCAATCCGAGGCTCCGATGA
- a CDS encoding TRAP transporter large permease — protein MLLLVGSFVVLMVIGVPVAISMAVASVLYLVFFNVAPDIIAAQRMIAGVESFPLLAVPFFILAGNLMNSAGVTGRIYSFAVALVGWMKGGLAQVNIIGSVIFSGMSGTALADAAGIGTIEIKAMKDHGYPVEAAVGVTAASATLGPIFPPSLPFVIYGMMANVSIGALFMAGIVPGVVMTALMMLTVAIFAYRRGWGSDTPFEIKRLLSASLEVIVVLSVPLAIYLLMSAGLSMNVAVGLALVVLLALDWYFDFSAVMALMTPVILIGGMTMGWFTPTEAAVAAVLWSLFLGLVRYRSMTMSTLARATFDTIETTASVLFIVTAASIFAWLLTVSQAAQMLSGAILTITDNKWVFLILVNLLMLFVGCFLDTIAAITILVPILLPLVAQFGIDPVHFGLIMTLNLMIGLLHPPLGMVLFVLSRVAKLSVERTTMAILPWLLPLFIALLLITFVPAVTLWLPGMVGLVR, from the coding sequence ATGCTTCTGCTTGTCGGTTCCTTTGTGGTGCTGATGGTGATCGGTGTGCCCGTCGCCATCTCCATGGCCGTGGCATCCGTTCTCTATCTCGTTTTCTTCAACGTCGCGCCGGACATCATCGCCGCACAGCGGATGATCGCGGGCGTCGAGAGCTTCCCGCTGCTCGCGGTGCCCTTCTTCATTCTCGCCGGAAACCTGATGAACTCCGCCGGCGTCACCGGACGCATCTATTCCTTCGCCGTGGCGCTCGTCGGCTGGATGAAGGGCGGGCTCGCGCAGGTCAACATCATCGGCTCGGTGATCTTTTCCGGCATGTCGGGCACGGCGCTGGCGGATGCGGCCGGCATCGGCACGATCGAGATCAAGGCGATGAAGGATCACGGCTATCCGGTTGAGGCGGCGGTCGGCGTTACCGCCGCATCGGCGACCCTGGGCCCGATATTTCCGCCGTCCCTACCGTTTGTCATCTACGGCATGATGGCGAATGTCTCGATCGGGGCGCTGTTCATGGCCGGAATCGTGCCGGGCGTGGTGATGACCGCTCTGATGATGCTGACGGTCGCCATCTTTGCCTATCGACGCGGCTGGGGGTCGGACACGCCGTTCGAGATCAAGCGATTGTTGTCGGCTTCTCTCGAGGTCATCGTCGTTCTTTCGGTGCCGCTTGCCATCTACCTCTTGATGTCAGCGGGCCTGTCGATGAATGTCGCGGTCGGCCTCGCTCTCGTGGTGCTTCTCGCGCTCGATTGGTATTTCGACTTTTCCGCCGTCATGGCGTTGATGACACCGGTGATCCTGATCGGCGGCATGACTATGGGCTGGTTCACGCCGACCGAAGCCGCTGTTGCCGCGGTCCTCTGGTCGCTGTTTCTCGGCCTGGTGCGATACCGGAGCATGACCATGTCGACGCTCGCCCGGGCAACGTTCGACACGATCGAGACAACCGCTTCGGTGCTGTTCATCGTCACGGCCGCCTCCATCTTTGCCTGGCTGCTGACGGTGAGCCAGGCAGCGCAGATGCTCTCCGGGGCGATCCTGACGATCACGGACAACAAATGGGTCTTCCTGATCCTGGTCAACCTGCTGATGCTGTTCGTCGGCTGTTTCCTGGATACGATCGCGGCGATCACCATTCTGGTGCCGATCCTCTTGCCGCTCGTGGCGCAGTTCGGCATCGACCCGGTCCATTTCGGGCTGATCATGACTTTAAACCTGATGATCGGGCTGCTTCACCCGCCGCTTGGCATGGTGCTCTTCGTGCTGTCGCGCGTGGCCAAACTCTCGGTCGAACGGACGACGATGGCGATCCTGCCCTGGCTCCTGCCGCTCTTCATCGCGCTATTGCTGATCACCTTCGTGCCGGCGGTGACCCTGTGGCTGCCGGGCATGGTGGGACTCGTGCGCTGA
- a CDS encoding ABC transporter permease — protein sequence MTMTSSETTSERMTGSRFGYRFNIVGMIGLSVILFWAIVAIFAPLIIPYPVGEIVDLDYFGPMSADFWLGSDYLGRDMFSRILMGARYTVGISLAAVTIACFSGVVLGMIAAVAGGWLDTVLSRFLDALNSIPSKLFGLVVVAAVGSSIPVLILTLSVIYIPGSYRFARALAVNINAMDFVTVARIRGESTWYLIRSEILPNIVGPVLADFGIRFVFIVLLLSGLSFLGLGVQPPYADWGALVRENIGGLPFGAPAVMAPSFAIASLTISVNLLIDNLPKKIRDRSE from the coding sequence ATGACCATGACCAGTTCCGAGACCACTTCCGAGCGGATGACCGGATCCCGGTTTGGATACCGCTTCAACATCGTCGGCATGATCGGTCTTTCGGTCATCCTCTTCTGGGCGATCGTTGCGATCTTCGCACCGCTGATCATCCCCTACCCGGTCGGCGAGATCGTCGACCTCGACTACTTCGGTCCGATGAGCGCCGACTTCTGGCTGGGCTCCGACTATCTCGGGCGCGACATGTTTTCGCGGATCCTGATGGGCGCCCGTTATACCGTTGGCATTTCGCTCGCCGCGGTGACGATCGCCTGCTTCAGCGGCGTCGTGCTCGGCATGATCGCGGCGGTCGCCGGTGGCTGGCTCGACACCGTGCTGAGCCGTTTCCTCGACGCGCTCAACTCCATACCGAGCAAGCTCTTCGGCCTCGTGGTTGTCGCCGCTGTCGGCTCTTCCATCCCCGTGCTGATCCTGACCCTGTCGGTGATCTACATTCCGGGTTCCTATCGCTTCGCCCGGGCACTTGCGGTGAATATCAATGCCATGGATTTCGTCACGGTCGCCCGTATCCGCGGTGAAAGCACCTGGTATCTCATCCGCTCGGAGATCCTGCCCAACATCGTCGGGCCGGTACTGGCGGATTTCGGCATCCGCTTCGTGTTCATCGTGCTCCTGCTCTCCGGCCTCTCCTTCCTCGGCCTCGGCGTGCAGCCGCCCTATGCCGACTGGGGAGCGCTGGTGCGCGAAAACATCGGCGGCCTGCCCTTCGGCGCACCGGCGGTGATGGCACCCTCCTTTGCAATCGCCAGCCTCACGATCAGCGTCAATCTGCTGATCGACAACCTGCCCAAGAAGATCCGCGATCGGAGCGAATGA